The following are from one region of the Bradyrhizobium sediminis genome:
- a CDS encoding glycosyltransferase family 2 protein translates to MIPPTMRIAVLVPCFNEEAAVATVVADFRKALPTAKIFVYDNNSSDRTIAVAREAGAEVRSERRQGKGHVVRRMFADVDADIYVLVDGDATYDAASAPRMIELLLSDHLDMVVGFRVDQAVAAYRPGHRTGNWMLTSFLSSVFGQAFKDILSGYRVFSRRFVKSFPVLSDGFEIETELSVHALELALPVAEVETPYYARPEGSFSKLNTWRDGFRILGTILKLYRSEKPLRFFSAIGVFLTLVSIGLAIPVVVTYLEQGIVPRLPTAVLSMGLMIVAMLSLSSGLVLDTVTRGRREMKLLAYLSQAPLKKN, encoded by the coding sequence ATGATACCACCCACGATGCGGATTGCGGTTCTGGTGCCGTGCTTCAACGAGGAAGCCGCGGTCGCGACCGTCGTCGCCGATTTTCGCAAGGCGCTGCCGACGGCCAAGATCTTCGTCTACGACAATAATTCGTCGGATCGCACCATCGCGGTGGCGCGCGAGGCGGGCGCCGAGGTGCGCAGCGAGCGCCGTCAGGGCAAGGGCCACGTGGTGCGGCGGATGTTCGCCGATGTCGACGCCGACATCTACGTGCTGGTCGATGGCGACGCGACCTATGATGCCGCCAGCGCCCCGCGCATGATCGAACTGCTGCTGTCGGACCATCTCGACATGGTGGTGGGCTTTCGCGTCGATCAGGCGGTGGCGGCCTATCGGCCCGGCCATCGCACCGGCAACTGGATGCTGACCAGCTTCCTGTCGTCGGTATTCGGTCAGGCCTTCAAGGATATTCTCTCCGGCTATCGCGTGTTCTCGCGGCGCTTCGTCAAATCCTTTCCGGTGCTGTCGGACGGCTTCGAGATCGAGACCGAGCTCAGCGTGCACGCGCTCGAGCTGGCGCTGCCGGTCGCCGAGGTTGAGACGCCCTATTACGCCCGTCCGGAGGGCTCGTTCAGCAAGCTCAACACCTGGCGCGACGGTTTCCGGATTCTCGGCACGATCCTGAAGCTGTATCGCTCGGAAAAGCCGCTGCGGTTCTTTTCCGCGATCGGCGTTTTTCTGACGCTGGTTTCGATCGGCCTCGCGATCCCCGTCGTCGTCACCTATCTCGAGCAAGGCATCGTTCCGCGCCTGCCGACCGCGGTGCTGTCGATGGGGCTGATGATTGTGGCGATGCTGTCGCTGTCGTCGGGACTGGTGCTCGATACCGTGACGCGGGGACGCCGCGAGATGAAGCTCCTGGCCTATTTGTCTCAAGCTCCCCTGAAAAAGAACTGA
- a CDS encoding TonB-dependent receptor: MTIQRRRALYINGASWLLLCAMGNGATAQDATPAPPSTQLPEITVTAPSPIQRRKPVVASRTPVRGARAVPAPDREPAPQPAAVAAAPQQGVLPVVTDQFATVTVVPNEEIRRAGGATLGDLLFSKPGITGSSFAPGASSRPIIRGLDNNRVGIVENGVGGGGVSDLGEDHFVPIDPLATSQVEVVRGPAALRYGSTSIGGVVSAANNRIPEALPSCAAAPFQSYGLPVKAPLATVSSPGCVTVETRTAVSSVDRGVEGGILLDAGGGNFAVHADAYGRKAGDYNIPGYPYLFDQTRPVNGRQPNSSTQADGASIGGSYIFHGGFIGAAITQNDALYRIPGIDGADHQTRIDARQTKFSAKGEYRPDAAAIEAVRFWAGATDYKHNEIGLADPLDPVTLGIRQTFTSKDQEGRAELQMMPFDARFATVTTAFGLQAGHQDLTASSPDDPGSPFNGLYDPNKNNRVAGYVFNELKFSETTKAQIAGRIERVDLSGTTPAFVPDVFDVNVDPASIGPATPRNLHFTPKSASVGLIQNLPWDLVASITGQYVERAPKPAELFSRGAHDATATFDIGNPNLGIETAKSIEVGLRRATGPLRFELTGYYTKFNGFIYRRLTGNTCDEAACVDIADPNQLELNQARYSQRDATFRGGEFQSQLDVGPLHGGIWGIENQFDVVRATFADGSNVPRIPPLRVGGGVFWRDANWLMRVNLLHAFAQNDIAAIGETPTAGYNLLKAEVSYKTKLDASWFGAREMTVGLVGNNLLNENIRNSVSYTKDEVLLPGIGVRAFANLKF; the protein is encoded by the coding sequence ATGACAATCCAAAGAAGACGAGCACTCTACATCAATGGAGCAAGCTGGCTGCTATTATGCGCGATGGGTAACGGCGCGACAGCTCAGGACGCGACTCCGGCGCCACCGTCCACGCAGCTGCCGGAAATCACCGTGACCGCGCCGAGCCCGATTCAGCGGCGCAAGCCGGTGGTCGCCTCGCGAACGCCCGTACGCGGCGCACGCGCGGTTCCCGCCCCTGATCGCGAGCCGGCGCCACAGCCGGCTGCTGTCGCAGCCGCACCCCAGCAGGGCGTGCTGCCTGTCGTCACCGATCAATTCGCAACGGTCACCGTGGTGCCGAACGAGGAAATCCGCAGGGCGGGCGGCGCCACGCTCGGCGATCTCCTGTTCTCCAAGCCCGGCATTACCGGCTCGAGCTTCGCGCCCGGCGCTTCAAGCCGGCCGATCATCAGGGGTCTCGACAACAATCGCGTCGGCATCGTCGAAAACGGTGTCGGCGGCGGCGGCGTCTCCGACCTCGGCGAAGATCATTTCGTGCCGATCGATCCCCTGGCGACCAGCCAGGTCGAAGTGGTGCGCGGCCCCGCGGCGTTGCGTTACGGCTCGACCTCGATCGGCGGCGTGGTCAGCGCGGCGAACAACCGGATTCCGGAAGCGCTGCCCTCCTGCGCGGCGGCCCCTTTCCAGAGCTATGGCCTGCCGGTCAAGGCGCCACTGGCGACTGTGTCGTCGCCGGGCTGCGTGACGGTCGAGACGCGAACCGCCGTCAGTTCGGTCGATCGTGGCGTCGAAGGCGGCATTCTGCTCGATGCCGGCGGCGGCAATTTCGCTGTTCATGCCGACGCCTATGGCCGCAAGGCCGGCGACTACAACATCCCGGGCTATCCGTATCTGTTCGACCAGACCCGGCCGGTCAACGGCCGTCAGCCCAATTCGTCGACGCAGGCCGACGGCGCGTCGATCGGCGGCTCCTATATCTTCCACGGCGGCTTCATCGGCGCCGCGATCACGCAGAACGACGCGCTGTATCGCATCCCCGGCATCGACGGTGCGGACCACCAGACCCGCATCGACGCGCGTCAGACCAAGTTTTCAGCCAAGGGCGAATACCGGCCGGATGCGGCGGCGATCGAGGCCGTCAGGTTCTGGGCCGGCGCCACCGACTACAAGCACAACGAGATCGGGCTTGCCGACCCGCTCGATCCGGTAACGCTCGGCATCCGGCAGACCTTCACCAGCAAGGATCAGGAAGGCCGCGCCGAACTGCAGATGATGCCGTTCGACGCCCGCTTTGCGACAGTCACGACGGCATTCGGCTTGCAGGCCGGACATCAGGATCTGACCGCCTCAAGTCCGGACGACCCGGGCAGCCCGTTCAACGGATTGTACGATCCCAACAAGAACAACCGGGTCGCCGGCTACGTCTTCAACGAGCTGAAATTCAGCGAGACCACCAAGGCACAGATTGCCGGGCGCATCGAGCGCGTCGATCTCTCTGGAACAACGCCGGCATTCGTGCCCGACGTATTCGACGTCAACGTCGACCCTGCCAGTATTGGTCCTGCCACGCCGCGCAATCTGCATTTCACGCCGAAAAGCGCGAGCGTAGGCTTGATCCAGAATCTGCCGTGGGACCTGGTTGCCAGCATCACCGGTCAATACGTCGAACGCGCGCCCAAACCGGCCGAGCTGTTCTCGCGCGGCGCACATGATGCGACCGCCACTTTCGATATCGGCAATCCCAATCTCGGCATCGAAACGGCAAAATCGATCGAGGTCGGGCTGCGGCGGGCGACTGGACCGTTGCGATTCGAACTCACCGGCTACTACACGAAGTTCAACGGCTTCATATACCGCCGACTGACCGGCAATACCTGCGACGAGGCGGCTTGCGTGGATATCGCCGATCCGAACCAGCTCGAGCTGAACCAGGCGAGATACTCACAGCGCGACGCCACCTTCCGCGGCGGCGAATTCCAGAGCCAGCTCGACGTCGGACCGCTGCATGGCGGCATCTGGGGCATTGAGAACCAGTTCGATGTCGTTCGCGCCACCTTCGCCGACGGCAGCAACGTTCCCCGCATTCCGCCGCTGCGCGTCGGCGGCGGCGTGTTCTGGCGCGACGCCAACTGGCTGATGCGCGTCAACCTGCTGCACGCCTTCGCGCAGAACGATATCGCCGCGATCGGCGAGACGCCGACCGCGGGCTATAATCTGTTGAAGGCGGAGGTCAGCTACAAGACCAAACTCGATGCGAGCTGGTTCGGCGCGCGCGAGATGACGGTCGGTCTCGTCGGCAACAATCTGTTGAACGAGAATATCCGCAACTCGGTCTCCTACACCAAGGACGAGGTGCTGTTACCGGGCATCGGCGTGCGGGCGTTTGCGAATTTGAAGTTCTAG
- a CDS encoding DUF4170 domain-containing protein, producing MTKGSNFWVIGGEFGSMNFHKLVEGSAQVKGPFKTRKEAEDCWREVSEENRHKAGVRFSIVEEPARVSA from the coding sequence ATGACCAAAGGCAGCAATTTCTGGGTGATTGGCGGCGAGTTCGGCTCGATGAACTTCCACAAGCTCGTGGAAGGCTCGGCCCAGGTCAAAGGTCCGTTCAAGACCCGCAAGGAAGCCGAGGACTGCTGGCGGGAGGTCTCGGAAGAGAACCGCCACAAGGCCGGCGTGCGCTTCTCGATCGTGGAAGAGCCCGCCCGCGTCTCGGCCTGA
- a CDS encoding DUF2946 family protein, giving the protein MKWFRSNIKHGSRLALLALALQFVLPFGHFHEAAAQTAPTIQSVATQSDITSALVAPDAADSTAQPASHPEPDRQSGDACAVCAVIALARTALFATPPILLLPQAVDFLHLTTDAEFIHLNSARLAFQPRAPPAS; this is encoded by the coding sequence ATGAAGTGGTTCCGCTCGAACATCAAACACGGCTCGCGGCTGGCGCTGCTGGCGCTGGCGCTGCAGTTCGTGCTGCCGTTCGGGCATTTCCATGAGGCCGCGGCGCAGACGGCGCCGACAATTCAGTCGGTCGCGACGCAGTCCGACATTACTTCCGCCCTCGTCGCACCAGATGCAGCCGACAGCACTGCACAGCCTGCATCCCATCCGGAGCCCGACCGACAATCCGGCGATGCCTGCGCGGTCTGCGCCGTCATCGCGCTGGCGCGCACGGCCCTGTTTGCGACGCCGCCGATCCTGCTGCTGCCGCAAGCGGTCGATTTTCTCCACCTGACCACCGACGCCGAGTTCATCCATCTGAACTCCGCCCGGCTTGCCTTCCAGCCTCGCGCTCCCCCCGCCTCCTGA
- a CDS encoding GNAT family N-acetyltransferase: MSDLSLTILAETASDALPIERLHQRTFGPGRFVLSAYRLREHVDHLLDLSFTARIGTLLVGSVRQLPICIGDTPALLLGPLTVEPPFRSRGVGRALLDRALKDAKAKGHRLVLLVGDEAYYSRVGFKPVPKGRATMPGPVDYNRLLVAELVEGAFTDVSGAVRPDWSMAK; the protein is encoded by the coding sequence ATGAGCGACCTCTCACTGACAATATTGGCCGAGACTGCCAGCGACGCGCTGCCGATCGAGCGCCTGCACCAGCGCACGTTCGGGCCCGGCCGCTTCGTGTTGAGCGCCTACCGGCTGCGCGAGCACGTCGATCACCTGCTCGACCTGTCGTTCACGGCCCGGATCGGCACGCTACTGGTCGGCTCGGTGCGGCAATTGCCGATCTGCATCGGCGACACGCCGGCTTTGCTGCTGGGGCCGTTGACGGTCGAACCGCCGTTTCGCAGCCGCGGCGTCGGCCGCGCGCTATTGGATCGCGCGCTGAAGGACGCCAAGGCCAAGGGCCATCGCCTCGTGCTCCTGGTCGGCGACGAAGCCTATTACAGCCGCGTCGGCTTCAAGCCGGTTCCGAAGGGACGGGCGACCATGCCGGGTCCGGTGGATTACAACCGCCTGCTGGTCGCCGAACTGGTTGAAGGCGCGTTCACCGATGTGTCCGGAGCGGTCCGTCCGGACTGGAGCATGGCGAAGTAG
- a CDS encoding isocitrate lyase has translation MNYQPRGIIDQAIQGPASYLSEVGAAEALLKTQPTWNGVTAEAVARMRLQNRFKTGLDVARYTAALMRSDMAAYDADPTKYTQSLGCWHGFIAQQKLISIKKHFGKTDRRYLYLSGWMIAALRSEFGPLPDQSMHEKTSVPALIEELYTFLRQADSRELNDIFRALDAARKAGDQAKEKALIEKVDNFQTHVVPVIADIDAGFGNAEATYLLAKKMIEAGACALQIENQVSDEKQCGHQDGKVTVPHEVFLAKIRACRHAFLELGVEDGIVVTRTDSLGAGLTQQIAVSHKPGDLGDQYNSFLDCEEVTAANARNGDVIINRNGKMMRPKRLASNLYQFRAGTGEDRCVLDCITSLQNGADLLWIETEKPHIEQIAKMVDRIREVIPNAKLAYNNSPSFNWTLNFRWQVYDAMKEAGKDVSKYNRADLMKPEYDDTPLAIEADERIRTFQADSAKRAGIFHHLITLPTYHTAALSTDNLAKEYFGEQGMLGYVKNVQRQEIRQGIACAKHQNMAGSDIGDDHKEYFAGEAALKAGGAHNTMNQFG, from the coding sequence ATGAACTACCAGCCACGTGGGATCATTGACCAGGCCATCCAGGGACCGGCTTCCTATCTGAGCGAGGTTGGAGCTGCCGAGGCGCTCCTCAAGACCCAGCCGACCTGGAACGGCGTCACCGCCGAAGCCGTGGCGCGCATGCGTCTGCAGAACCGCTTCAAGACCGGCCTGGACGTCGCCCGGTACACCGCGGCGCTGATGCGCAGCGATATGGCTGCCTATGACGCCGATCCCACCAAGTACACCCAGTCGCTCGGTTGCTGGCATGGCTTCATCGCGCAGCAGAAGCTGATTTCGATCAAGAAGCATTTCGGCAAGACCGATCGTCGCTATCTGTATCTGTCCGGCTGGATGATCGCAGCACTTCGCTCCGAGTTCGGACCGCTTCCCGATCAGTCGATGCACGAGAAGACCTCGGTGCCGGCGCTGATCGAAGAGCTCTACACCTTCCTCCGTCAGGCGGACTCCCGTGAGCTCAACGATATCTTCCGCGCGCTCGACGCCGCCCGCAAGGCAGGCGACCAGGCGAAGGAAAAGGCGTTGATCGAAAAGGTCGACAATTTCCAGACGCATGTCGTGCCCGTCATCGCCGACATCGACGCCGGTTTTGGCAATGCGGAGGCGACCTATCTGCTCGCAAAGAAGATGATTGAAGCAGGTGCGTGCGCTCTGCAGATCGAAAATCAGGTCTCCGACGAAAAGCAGTGCGGCCACCAGGACGGCAAGGTGACCGTGCCGCACGAGGTGTTCCTGGCGAAGATCCGGGCCTGCCGCCATGCCTTCCTCGAACTGGGCGTCGAAGACGGCATCGTCGTGACCCGCACCGACTCGCTGGGTGCCGGTCTCACGCAGCAAATCGCCGTGAGCCACAAGCCCGGCGACCTCGGCGATCAGTACAACAGCTTCCTGGATTGCGAGGAAGTGACAGCCGCCAATGCCAGGAATGGCGATGTCATCATCAACCGCAACGGCAAGATGATGCGTCCGAAGCGGCTTGCCAGCAACCTCTATCAGTTCCGCGCCGGCACCGGCGAAGATCGTTGCGTGCTCGACTGCATCACCTCGCTGCAGAACGGCGCTGACCTGCTGTGGATCGAAACCGAGAAGCCGCATATCGAGCAGATCGCCAAGATGGTCGACCGCATTCGCGAGGTCATTCCGAACGCGAAGCTGGCCTACAACAACTCGCCCTCGTTCAACTGGACGCTCAATTTCCGTTGGCAGGTCTACGACGCGATGAAGGAAGCCGGCAAGGATGTCAGCAAGTACAATCGGGCCGACCTGATGAAGCCGGAATACGACGATACGCCGCTGGCCATTGAAGCCGACGAGCGCATCCGCACCTTCCAGGCCGATTCAGCAAAGCGTGCTGGCATCTTCCACCATCTGATCACGTTGCCGACCTATCATACGGCAGCTCTGTCGACTGATAATCTCGCGAAGGAGTATTTCGGCGAGCAGGGCATGCTGGGCTATGTGAAGAATGTTCAGCGCCAGGAGATTCGTCAGGGTATCGCCTGCGCCAAGCATCAGAACATGGCCGGCTCCGATATCGGCGACGATCACAAGGAATATTTCGCCGGTGAAGCCGCTCTGAAGGCGGGTGGGGCCCACAACACGATGAACCAGTTCGGCTAA
- a CDS encoding metallophosphoesterase family protein: MAAFTLAHLSDPHLPPMPVPRLRDLAGKRVFGYLNWRRNRQDVHRRDVLDALVSDLQAQSPDQIAVTGDLVNIALEAEFAPARAWLESVGTPDRVTVIPGNHDTYVRATQHRFAEAWGSYLRSDGAPDGSVTFPSLRRRGPLALISTSTAVPTPPLMATGRLGRDQLEALERMLAGLSAEQAFRVLLIHHPLRSDSHIKRLTDSADLLALLKRHSVELILHGHDHVHSTIWIDGPQGQIPVVGVPSASAVAHGRYPAAAYNLFSIARDGGAWRCEQTVRGIDENQRVREIRQIRLI; this comes from the coding sequence ATGGCGGCATTTACGCTCGCCCATCTGTCCGATCCGCATCTGCCGCCGATGCCCGTGCCGCGGCTGCGCGATCTCGCGGGCAAACGCGTGTTCGGCTATCTCAACTGGCGGCGCAACCGGCAAGACGTGCATCGGCGCGACGTGCTCGACGCGCTGGTCTCGGACCTGCAGGCGCAGTCGCCGGACCAGATCGCGGTGACCGGCGATCTCGTCAATATCGCGCTGGAAGCGGAGTTTGCGCCGGCCCGCGCCTGGCTGGAAAGCGTCGGCACGCCGGATCGCGTCACCGTCATCCCCGGCAATCACGACACCTATGTTCGCGCCACCCAACATCGCTTTGCCGAAGCCTGGGGAAGTTATCTCCGCAGCGACGGGGCCCCCGATGGCAGCGTCACGTTTCCGTCGCTGCGCCGGCGTGGTCCGCTGGCGCTGATCAGCACGTCCACGGCGGTCCCGACGCCGCCCTTGATGGCGACCGGACGGCTCGGCCGCGACCAGCTCGAGGCGCTGGAGCGCATGCTGGCGGGGCTCTCGGCCGAACAGGCGTTCCGGGTGCTGCTGATCCATCACCCCTTGCGCTCGGATTCCCATATCAAGCGGCTGACCGATTCCGCTGATCTGCTCGCGCTCTTGAAGCGGCACAGCGTGGAGCTGATCCTGCACGGGCATGACCACGTGCATTCGACGATCTGGATCGACGGGCCACAGGGGCAAATTCCCGTCGTCGGCGTGCCGTCGGCATCCGCGGTGGCGCATGGCCGCTATCCGGCCGCCGCCTATAATCTGTTTTCGATCGCGCGCGACGGTGGAGCATGGCGATGCGAGCAGACCGTGCGCGGCATCGACGAAAATCAGCGGGTCCGCGAGATCAGGCAGATCCGGCTGATCTAA
- a CDS encoding NUDIX domain-containing protein yields the protein MTLQKLRRRFEPALRRVFHLYWRFARGMTLGVRAVVLDGDDRVFLVHHSYVSGWHLPGGGVETGETVRDALRRELAEEGRIELTGDPALHGLFFNNHISPRDHVAVYVVRHFRQDRLPEPNHEIVASGFFDAAALPEETTRGTRLRIAEVLEGTEPIATWR from the coding sequence ATGACACTGCAGAAGTTGCGAAGGAGGTTCGAGCCGGCGCTGCGGCGGGTTTTCCATCTCTATTGGCGGTTCGCCCGCGGCATGACGCTCGGGGTCCGCGCCGTGGTGCTGGACGGCGACGACAGGGTGTTTCTGGTCCACCACAGCTACGTCTCGGGCTGGCATCTGCCGGGCGGAGGCGTCGAAACCGGCGAAACCGTCCGCGACGCGCTGCGCCGCGAGCTGGCGGAGGAGGGGCGGATCGAGCTGACCGGTGATCCGGCGCTGCACGGCCTGTTCTTCAACAACCACATTTCCCCGCGGGATCACGTTGCCGTCTACGTGGTCCGACATTTCAGGCAGGACCGCCTGCCCGAGCCCAACCACGAGATCGTCGCCAGCGGTTTCTTCGACGCCGCCGCATTGCCGGAGGAGACGACCCGGGGCACCCGCCTGCGGATAGCGGAAGTGCTTGAGGGAACGGAGCCGATCGCCACGTGGCGCTAG
- a CDS encoding DUF4159 domain-containing protein, which produces MAGLPLSFAEPFLLLGLLSLPALWWLLRVMPPRPRRIEFPPTRLLFDIAPKEETPSRTPWWLTALRLAAAALVILAAAGPIWNPQTGTAGSSAPLVILLDDGWSAASSWDSRVKAADELIANADNDRRGVALVPLSEPARDITLMPGGTARVALRQLAPKPYSIERVETLPAIERFLKATGDSEIAWLSDGVDTGRGPEFLEGLGKAIGDRALTIYDSGTSPPLALVAAENAAAKMTVKVLRAGGGGIAAGVVRAIDQKGSPIGEARFGFAPQDRETEASFDLPVELRNDIARLEISGERSAGAVQLLDKRWRRRAIGVVTGSTSDTAQPLLASMFYLTRALAPFADVRLGDRGAPQQAITQFLDQKLPMIVMADVGTLSPEIRERLNAWVEQGGVLVRFAGPRLAQADDDLVPVKLRRGGRSLGGSLTWEKPQHLASFPADGPFAGLVVPKDVTVSRQVLAEPDAALATRSWASLEDGTPLVTGEHRGKGVVSLFHVSADMRWSDLPMSGSFVEMLRRIVDVSGYTSTPGAGEAKVETVAPLRTLDGFGAFGPPPSTAKPLPADFRDRATPEHPPGFYGPADGPLAVNALAAADRIAPLDTSSLRARHASYTNAEPRDLRGILLASALALFLIDAVIVALLGAGIAALLRRRAVTAALAFAFALSTMVATPWPAQADNNDDFAIKAVSQTRLAYVVTGNADVDSIVKAGMAGLTLFLAQRTALEAGDPVGVDPARDELAFFPLIYWPVMPGAPKPPQDAINRIDAYMKQGGTVIFDTRDAIEAPPGPNGASQTPGMLALRSILSSLDVPELEPVPREHVLTKTFYLLRDFPGRFSSGQTWVETLPRDEDDEAASRPARGGDGVSPIIITSNDLAGAWALRPDGQPMLPLTPGEPRQREFAFRAGVNIVMYTLTGNYKADQVHAPALIERLGQ; this is translated from the coding sequence ATCGCCGGGCTCCCCCTCTCGTTCGCCGAACCGTTCCTGCTGCTGGGCCTGCTGAGCCTGCCCGCGCTGTGGTGGCTGTTGCGGGTGATGCCGCCGAGGCCGCGGCGCATCGAGTTTCCGCCGACACGGCTGCTGTTCGACATCGCACCGAAGGAAGAAACCCCCTCGCGCACCCCATGGTGGCTGACCGCCTTGCGGCTCGCCGCCGCGGCGCTGGTTATCCTGGCCGCCGCAGGGCCGATCTGGAATCCGCAAACCGGGACCGCCGGCTCCAGCGCGCCGCTGGTAATCCTGCTCGACGACGGCTGGAGCGCGGCTTCGAGCTGGGACAGCAGGGTCAAGGCCGCCGACGAACTGATCGCGAATGCCGACAACGACCGGCGCGGCGTCGCACTGGTGCCGCTGTCGGAGCCTGCCCGCGACATCACATTGATGCCGGGCGGCACGGCGCGGGTGGCGTTGCGCCAGCTGGCGCCCAAACCCTATTCGATCGAGCGGGTGGAAACCCTGCCCGCCATCGAGCGTTTCCTGAAAGCCACCGGCGACAGCGAAATCGCCTGGCTGTCCGACGGTGTCGATACCGGACGCGGACCGGAATTTCTCGAAGGCCTCGGCAAGGCGATCGGGGACCGTGCGCTGACCATTTACGACAGCGGCACCTCACCCCCGCTCGCCTTGGTCGCGGCCGAGAATGCCGCGGCGAAGATGACGGTGAAGGTGCTGCGCGCCGGCGGCGGCGGCATTGCCGCGGGCGTCGTGCGCGCGATCGACCAGAAGGGTTCGCCGATCGGCGAGGCGCGTTTCGGCTTCGCGCCGCAGGATCGCGAGACCGAAGCGTCGTTCGATCTGCCGGTCGAGTTGCGCAACGACATCGCGCGGCTCGAAATATCGGGCGAGCGGTCGGCCGGCGCGGTGCAACTGCTCGACAAGCGTTGGCGCCGCCGCGCCATCGGCGTCGTCACCGGATCGACCAGCGATACCGCGCAGCCGCTGCTCGCCTCGATGTTCTATCTCACCCGCGCGCTGGCGCCGTTCGCCGACGTGCGGCTGGGCGATCGCGGCGCGCCGCAACAGGCGATCACGCAGTTCCTCGACCAGAAGCTGCCGATGATCGTGATGGCGGATGTCGGCACGCTGTCGCCTGAAATTCGCGAGCGCCTCAACGCGTGGGTCGAACAGGGCGGCGTGCTGGTGCGTTTCGCCGGGCCTCGTCTGGCGCAGGCCGACGACGATCTGGTGCCGGTCAAACTGCGCCGCGGCGGACGCAGCCTCGGCGGCAGCCTCACCTGGGAAAAGCCGCAGCATCTGGCGTCGTTTCCGGCCGACGGACCGTTCGCGGGCCTCGTGGTGCCGAAGGACGTCACCGTCAGCCGCCAGGTGCTGGCCGAACCGGATGCGGCGCTGGCGACCAGGAGCTGGGCCTCGCTGGAGGACGGCACGCCGCTGGTGACCGGCGAACATCGCGGCAAGGGCGTCGTCAGCCTGTTTCATGTCAGCGCCGACATGCGCTGGTCCGACCTGCCGATGTCCGGCAGCTTCGTCGAAATGCTGCGGCGGATCGTCGATGTGTCCGGCTACACCTCTACGCCCGGCGCGGGCGAAGCCAAGGTGGAAACGGTGGCGCCGCTGCGCACGCTCGACGGCTTCGGCGCGTTCGGGCCGCCGCCGTCGACGGCGAAGCCGCTGCCCGCCGACTTCCGCGACCGCGCCACGCCGGAACATCCGCCAGGCTTCTATGGTCCGGCCGATGGTCCGCTGGCGGTGAACGCGCTGGCCGCGGCCGACCGCATCGCGCCGCTCGATACCTCCTCGCTGCGCGCGCGGCACGCCAGCTACACCAATGCCGAGCCGCGCGATCTCAGGGGAATTCTGCTGGCGTCCGCGCTGGCGTTGTTCCTGATCGATGCCGTGATCGTCGCATTGCTCGGCGCCGGCATCGCTGCGCTGCTGCGGCGGCGCGCAGTGACGGCCGCACTGGCCTTCGCCTTCGCCCTGTCGACGATGGTGGCGACGCCGTGGCCGGCGCAAGCCGACAATAACGACGATTTCGCCATCAAGGCGGTTTCGCAAACCCGGCTGGCGTATGTCGTCACCGGCAATGCCGACGTGGATTCCATCGTCAAAGCGGGCATGGCCGGGCTGACGCTGTTTCTGGCGCAGCGCACGGCGCTCGAGGCCGGGGACCCCGTCGGGGTGGATCCGGCGCGCGACGAACTGGCGTTCTTCCCGTTGATCTACTGGCCGGTGATGCCCGGCGCGCCAAAGCCGCCGCAGGATGCCATCAACCGCATCGACGCCTACATGAAGCAGGGCGGCACCGTGATATTCGACACCCGCGACGCCATCGAGGCGCCGCCGGGGCCCAACGGCGCGTCGCAGACGCCGGGAATGCTGGCGCTGCGCAGCATCCTCTCCTCGCTCGACGTTCCCGAGCTCGAGCCGGTGCCGCGCGAGCACGTGCTGACCAAGACCTTCTATCTGCTGCGCGACTTTCCCGGCCGGTTCAGCTCGGGGCAGACCTGGGTCGAGACCTTGCCGCGCGACGAGGACGACGAGGCCGCCTCGAGGCCGGCCCGCGGCGGCGACGGCGTCTCGCCGATCATCATCACCTCGAACGATCTGGCCGGCGCATGGGCCCTGCGCCCGGACGGCCAGCCGATGCTGCCGCTGACGCCGGGCGAACCGCGGCAGCGCGAATTCGCCTTCCGCGCCGGCGTCAACATCGTGATGTACACGCTGACCGGCAACTACAAGGCCGACCAGGTGCATGCGCCGGCGCTGATCGAACGGCTCGGGCAGTAG